Part of the Crossiella cryophila genome, TGAGGTCCTCGCGGCGTTCGGCCGGGGACATCCGCCGTTTGCGCCGGGGCTGGCCGCTGGTCTCGGTCAGTTCAGTCATGTCCGGTTCATCATCACAGATCCAGGGTGAGCCGGGTGCGCCCGCGGGTCACGCAGATGCGCGCCTGGTCCGGTTCGTCGGCCGGATGGACGCGGTCCACTTCGCCGTCGAGCACCCGGACCCGGCAGGTGCCGCAGAAACCCTGCTGGCAGGAGTAGCCGACGTCGGGCAGCACGGCGCGGATCGCGGTCAGCGCGGAGACCTCGGCCGGCACCGGCACGGTGACGCCGGTGCGGCGCAGTTCGACCTCGAAGGGCGCGCCGCCCAGGATCGGCGGCGGGCTGAAGCGTTCGCTGTAGAGCGGCCTGCGCACCGGGACGGCCTGTTTGACCGCGGCCAGCATGGGTGGCGGGCCGCAGCAGTAGAGCACCGAGTCGCCGGGGTCGACCAGGTCCGCCGCGGTGGGTGGGCCGCCGTGCTCGTCGTCGGCGTGCACCCGCACCCGGTCGCCGTAGCGGGCCAGCTCGGCCAGGAACGGCAGGCTGGCCCGCGACCGTCCACTGTAGACAAGTCGCCAGTCCGCACCCGCCATGGCGGCGGCGTGCACCATCGGCAGGATCGGGGTGATCCCGATGCCACCGGCCAGGAACAGGTACCGCGGGGCACGCACGAACGGGAAGGCGTTGCGCGGGCCACGGATGCCCAGTTCGTCCCCGGCACGCAGTTCGTGCACCTCGCGCGAGCCGCCACCGCCGTCGGCGATCCGGCGCACCGCGATCCGGTAGCCGACCGAACGGTCGGTAGGGTCCCCGCACAGCGAGTACTGCCGTCGCTTGCCCGAGGGCAGGTGCACGTCCAGGTGGTGGCCGGGCTGCCAGGCGGGCAGCTGGACCCGGTCGACGGCGACCAGACGCAGGCTGACCACGTCCTCGGCCTCGGCCCTGACCTCGGCGATCCGCACCCGCCGCGGTGGCTCGACCGGCCTTTCGGCGGCCCCGCCGCGGCGCAGCAGCCGGATGTAGCCGTCCATCGCGCGCGCCGCCCAACCGACCAGTCGGTCGGGACCGGCGCCGATGGGGTGCGGCGGGGTGTCCTGGCGAGTCATCAGTGCTCCGCGGCCCTGGCCGCCGGCGAGGTCGCCAGGTAGGCCACGGCACGGGCGGTGGAGCCCTCCTGGGAGGGGTGGTAGGAGCGGCGCAGGAAGGTGGACAGCTTGCGCAGCAACGATCCGTAGCCGGGCAGCAGGCCGCGCCGGGCACTGCGCGGCACATCCCGCCAACTCGACTTGACCTGCCCGCGCAGCACCGGGTCGGCCTGCATCAGGTAGCGCAGGCCGCGCACCCAGCACAGCGTCAGCGCGGGCGCGACGACGGCCATCGCGCGCAGTCGCCGCAGGTAGCTGCCGTCGATGTGCTGGTACAGGTCGAAGGCGACCGAGCGGTGCTCGACCTCCTCGGCCCCGTGCCAGCGCAGCAGGTCCAGCATGGTCGGGTCGAGGCCTGCCCGGTCCAGGCCGCGGGCATCCAGGACCCACTGCCCGAGGAAGGCGGTGACGTGTTCCACCGCGGCCACGTAGGCCAGCCGTTCGATCAGCCAGGCCCGCTGCCCGCGCGCGTCCAGGTCCCGGTCGCCGAGGATCCGGCCGAAGATCCACTCCAACTGCCGCACGTACGGATCCGGGTCGATCCCCTGTTCCCGCAGGTGTTCCTGGGCGCCCTGGTGGGCTTCGGCGTGCACCGCCTCCTGCCCGACGAAGCCGATCACCTGCTCGCGCAGTTCGGCGTCCCGGATCAGTGGCAGCGCCTGCTGGAAGACCCGGACGAACCAGCGTTCACCCTCGGGCAGCAGCAGGTGGGTGACGTTGAGGATGTGCGTGGTGAACGGCTCCCCCGGCACCCAGTGCAGCGGGGTCTTGGACCAGTCGAAGTGCACGTCTCGCGGGGTGAGGACCAGCCGGTCGGGTTGCTCGTGGCTCATCGGACGCTCCGGTGATCAGGGTTCCGGTGGATCAGTGCGGGGTGAGGTCGTAGCGGGCGGCGGCGCGCAGCAGGCCGGGGGTCAGCCGGGAGAGCAGCAGTCCGGCATGCGCCTCGGGGGTCACCGGCGCGATCGGCTTGTCCTGGTGCACGGCCAGCAGGATGGCCCGCGCCACCTTCGATGGCGGGTAGTTCCGCCTGCGGTACAACGCGGAGGTGCTGGCGCGGGCCTGTTCCTGCCCTCGGTCGTCGAGGCCGACGAACCGGGTGCTGCGGGTGATGTTGGTGTTGACGATGCCGGGGCAGACCGCGGTGACGCCGATCCGGTGCGGGGCGAGTTCGGCGCGCAGGCACTGGGTCAGGGTGAGCACCGCGGACTTGGTGGTGGCGTAGGCGGGCAGGGTGCGCGAGTGCAGGTAGGCCGCGGCGGAGGCGATGTTGACCAGGTGCCCGCCCTCGCCTCTCTCG contains:
- a CDS encoding metal-dependent hydrolase — protein: MSHEQPDRLVLTPRDVHFDWSKTPLHWVPGEPFTTHILNVTHLLLPEGERWFVRVFQQALPLIRDAELREQVIGFVGQEAVHAEAHQGAQEHLREQGIDPDPYVRQLEWIFGRILGDRDLDARGQRAWLIERLAYVAAVEHVTAFLGQWVLDARGLDRAGLDPTMLDLLRWHGAEEVEHRSVAFDLYQHIDGSYLRRLRAMAVVAPALTLCWVRGLRYLMQADPVLRGQVKSSWRDVPRSARRGLLPGYGSLLRKLSTFLRRSYHPSQEGSTARAVAYLATSPAARAAEH
- a CDS encoding PDR/VanB family oxidoreductase, whose product is MTRQDTPPHPIGAGPDRLVGWAARAMDGYIRLLRRGGAAERPVEPPRRVRIAEVRAEAEDVVSLRLVAVDRVQLPAWQPGHHLDVHLPSGKRRQYSLCGDPTDRSVGYRIAVRRIADGGGGSREVHELRAGDELGIRGPRNAFPFVRAPRYLFLAGGIGITPILPMVHAAAMAGADWRLVYSGRSRASLPFLAELARYGDRVRVHADDEHGGPPTAADLVDPGDSVLYCCGPPPMLAAVKQAVPVRRPLYSERFSPPPILGGAPFEVELRRTGVTVPVPAEVSALTAIRAVLPDVGYSCQQGFCGTCRVRVLDGEVDRVHPADEPDQARICVTRGRTRLTLDL